TGCTCGATTCGCTCGTCGACGCCGGCGTCACCGTGAAACTCCTCGGCGGCCCCCACGGACGATACGCGTTCCACCACCCCAAATACGCCGTCGCGGACGGACGCGCGGTCGTGCTGACCGAGAACTGGAAACCGGCGGGGACCGGCGGCCACGGTAGTCGCGGCTGGGGCGCGGTCGTCTCACAGCCACGGATCGTCGGCGGGCTCGCCGAGACCTTCCGCGCCGACGCCGGGTGGCGCGGCGCCCGACCCTGGACCGAGGTCCGACGCGGGCGCTCGTTCGAGCGGGCGGGCGTCGCGAACGGCTCCTATCCGAGCCACCGGCCGCCCGAGACGGTCCCCGTGAACCGCACCCGGCTGCTCGTCGCGCCGGACAACGCCGGCGAAGCGGTCACCGCCGCGCTCGACGGGGCCGACGAGTCGATCGGCGTGCTCCAGATGAGCATCGACGGGCCGGACCAGCGCTTTCTCCGCGCCACCGTCCGGGCCGCTCGCCGCGGCGTGGACGTGCGCGTCCTGCTGAGCGGCGCGTGGTACGTCGAAGAGGAGAACCGGCGGCTGGTCGAACACCTCCGCGAAGTGGCCGAACGGGAGGACCTGTCCCTCGCCGCGAAACTCGCCGAACCCGGGGACGACTTCGAGAAGATACACGCCAAGGGCGTCGTGATCGACGGCGACCGGGTGCTCGTGGGCAGTCTCAACTGGAACGGCGAGTCCATCCGGCAGAATCGCGAAGTCGTCCTCTCGCTGGAGGGGGAAGCCGTCGGCGAGTACTATCGGGGTGCGTTCGAGGCCGACTGGGGCGGCGCGAGCGGCGACCGGTCGCTCCCGGTCGGAATCGTCGCCGGGGTCGCCGGCTGTCTGGTGCTCGCGACACTCGTCGCTCGGCGGATCGACTTCGGAGAGAACGTCGGAGTCCGTGGGTGAGCGGCGGGTCGTGACGAGCGGCGAATCGCGGCGACGAGTGGCGCCCGGCGGGACCGGTCAGTCCTCGGCGAACGCGGCGGAGCTACCGAGTTCCTCGTCGATCTCGGCGTCGGCCATCTTCTCGACGAGCGCGTCGATGACCGTCTCGCGCATGCCGCGGACGAACTTGATCGAGCCGACGACGAGGTGGCCGCCGCCGCTGACGCCGCCGCCGGCGACCTCCTCTTTGAGCTCCTCGACCATGTTCGGGATGTCGAGGCGAACGCCGTCCGAGCGGAGGACGGCGAAGTCGGGGCCGTAGCCGATGGTGATGACGGGGTCGCCGGTCTCGGCGACCTTGGAGTCGTGGACCTTGCCCGTGGTCTTCCCGGGGGCGGGGTAGGTGAACCGGTGGGCGTGGTTCTCCACGTCGAGGCGGTAGAGGTGGGCGTCGTTGTCGAGGCGCTCGTGGTCGACGTGGGGCATCGCGGCGTCGAGCTGGCGCTCCACGTCGCGCTCGGCCCGGGTCGCGAGGAACGAGACGAGCTCGCGGTGGCGTTCCTCGTCGTCGCAGTCGACGTTGAGCGCGTCGGTGACGAGCTGGCCGCCGTCGTCGTACTTCAGCCAGAAGGTGGCGTAGTCGAGCGCCTCGCCCACGTCGCGGAGCTCGGCCTCGTCGTAGCCCTCCTCGCGGGCGAGCGCGAGGTAGTCGTCCATCGCGTCGGCCTCGGACCGGTCCGAGAGACCGGCGACGGCGGGGACGTGCCGGAGCTCCTCGGTGATGCCGGGGTCGATCATCCGCGCGAGTTCGACGCACATCATGCCCGTCGTGATGCGGTAGTCCTCGTCGTGGAGGTAGGGGTTGACGTGCTCGTCGAGCAGGTCCTCGACCGCGTCGGGGTCGGGATGGTGGTGGTCGACGACGACGATGGGCACGTCGTAGTGGGCGAGGTTGCGGTAGGCGGGGGTGTCCTCCTCGGTCGACCCGTTGTCGAGCATCAGGAGGAGCGGGAGGCGCTGCCCGTGGCGCTTGCGGTCTTCGAGCGCGAAGTTCAGGTCGCGGGTCACGTCCTCCATCTCGTAGTAGGGCGCCTTGCTCGGCAGGCGCTTGAGGAGGTGTTGAGCGGCGTCGGGGTCCTCGTACGTGTCCTCGATGAACCGTTCGAGGGCGACCTGCAGCGGGACGCTGGCGCAGATGCCGTCCCCGTCGGCGTGGTGACGCATCCGGATGGGCCTGCCTTCGAGGATCTCCCGGCGGAGCCGCGCTGCGACGGCGCGCAGGTCGTCGCGCAGCTTCTCGAAGGCCTCCCACTCGACGAGCGGGTCGGGGTCGTGCGGTTCGGCCAGCTCGTCGAGGTCGTCGGCCTGTTCGGTGCGGACGGTCTCTGCGTCCTCACCCTCGAGAACTCGGAGGTCGTCGATCTCGACCTGGACGGCGCCCTCGCGGGTCTCGACGTAGCCGTCGACGCGGACCACGTCGTCGAGTTCGACGTCCTCGTAGGCGCGGACGCCGGCCTCCTCGAAGGCCGTACAGGGCGCGATACCGGTCGCGTCGCGGACCTGGAAGACGGTCGGGCCGCCGGTCTGTTTGATCTGGACGACGACGCCCTCCAGCGTGACCGACTCGCCGACGACGTCGCCCAGATCGGCGACGGCGTGGCTGTCTCGGGCGATCTCTTCGATGTCGTAGTCGGGCAGGTCGACCTCGTTGAACGCGATGTCGCCGTTTTCCCGCACTTCTTCGAGTTCGACGACGAGTTCGTCGCCGACCTCGTAGGTGCCGATGAGATTCGAGGCGTGAACGAGGCCGGACACGTCGTCGGAGAGGTCGACGAAGACGCCGTACTCGACGACGCCGTTGACTTCCGCGAGGTACAGGTCGCCCTCGGAGACGTACTCGAAGTCGCAGTTCGAATCGAGGTCGTAGACGGTCGTCCCACCGTCGGGGACGGCGACGCCGGAATCCCCGGCGTCAGATACAGGAGCCATTTGTACTCGATACCGCTCCGCCGGCAGTTTAACCTTCGGAAACGCTTCGACGGCCATCTTTTCGCGGCGGAGTGAGCAAATCGCGCCTGCCCTCCGTGGAGACGGGCGTCTCCGAGGGATAACGTTGCAAGTGGTTGTCGACCACAACCAGGTCGCTGAAGCTAACCGGGTCTCCGAGCATTGGTTCTCTCCTCAACTCGCTATCAACGGAACTCCGTGA
The window above is part of the Halosimplex rubrum genome. Proteins encoded here:
- a CDS encoding phospholipase D-like domain-containing protein, producing MSEVARIAVACLLVAGAVGPAVGAVTHGAAPSDAGDASQPSQPRIAAVYPNPVADGDRGEFVVLDVPNRTDLGDYRLSDGDGELALPDRTLGGRVAVTAAPVAVRNLTRRPVLAANGSVALANGGERLRLRRGNATVARARYREAPEGKIGRFDDRGAVTWRPLGRTNRSVAAATGGQVRAFTLPDAPGVPLEAIRGSDRRILLAGYTFTSERVARALERAERRGVDVRVLLEGEPVDGITRRQARLLDSLVDAGVTVKLLGGPHGRYAFHHPKYAVADGRAVVLTENWKPAGTGGHGSRGWGAVVSQPRIVGGLAETFRADAGWRGARPWTEVRRGRSFERAGVANGSYPSHRPPETVPVNRTRLLVAPDNAGEAVTAALDGADESIGVLQMSIDGPDQRFLRATVRAARRGVDVRVLLSGAWYVEEENRRLVEHLREVAEREDLSLAAKLAEPGDDFEKIHAKGVVIDGDRVLVGSLNWNGESIRQNREVVLSLEGEAVGEYYRGAFEADWGGASGDRSLPVGIVAGVAGCLVLATLVARRIDFGENVGVRG
- a CDS encoding DHH family phosphoesterase codes for the protein MAPVSDAGDSGVAVPDGGTTVYDLDSNCDFEYVSEGDLYLAEVNGVVEYGVFVDLSDDVSGLVHASNLIGTYEVGDELVVELEEVRENGDIAFNEVDLPDYDIEEIARDSHAVADLGDVVGESVTLEGVVVQIKQTGGPTVFQVRDATGIAPCTAFEEAGVRAYEDVELDDVVRVDGYVETREGAVQVEIDDLRVLEGEDAETVRTEQADDLDELAEPHDPDPLVEWEAFEKLRDDLRAVAARLRREILEGRPIRMRHHADGDGICASVPLQVALERFIEDTYEDPDAAQHLLKRLPSKAPYYEMEDVTRDLNFALEDRKRHGQRLPLLLMLDNGSTEEDTPAYRNLAHYDVPIVVVDHHHPDPDAVEDLLDEHVNPYLHDEDYRITTGMMCVELARMIDPGITEELRHVPAVAGLSDRSEADAMDDYLALAREEGYDEAELRDVGEALDYATFWLKYDDGGQLVTDALNVDCDDEERHRELVSFLATRAERDVERQLDAAMPHVDHERLDNDAHLYRLDVENHAHRFTYPAPGKTTGKVHDSKVAETGDPVITIGYGPDFAVLRSDGVRLDIPNMVEELKEEVAGGGVSGGGHLVVGSIKFVRGMRETVIDALVEKMADAEIDEELGSSAAFAED